From the genome of Streptomyces sp. NBC_00523:
CCGGGGCGCTCACCGACAACGTCGATCCGCAGCGGCTGCTCGGGGACTCCTTCTCACCGCTGGTGTCGCTGGCGGTGGCGGTCATCCTCTACGACGCCGGGCTGGGGCTGGACCTGAGGCGACTGAAGGGGCACAACCGGCGGGTGGTGATCCGCCTGCTGTGGCTGGGGACGCTGCTGACGATGGTGTCCGCCGCGCTGTTCGCCGTACCGGTGCTGGACATGTCGGCGCATGCGGCGGTCATGCTGGCGACGATCCTCGTGGTGTCCGGCCCGACGGTCGTGGGGCCGCTGCTCGCCTTCGTACGGCCCACCGAGCGGTTGCGGCGGATCCTCGTCTGGGAGGGTTCGCTGATCGATCCGGTCGGCGGCATCCTGGGGGCGCTGGTCTTCCACGGCGTCCTCGCGGGCAGTCGGCCCGGGTTCGGCAGCGGCGTCGGGCACTTCCTGGCCAGCGCGGCGCTGGGCCTGGGGGCGGGCGCGGTCGGCGCGGGGGTGCTGTGGCTGGTGCTGGGGCGGGTGCGGCTCAGCGAGGAGCTGGCGACCTCGGTACAACTGGCCGCCGTGATCGGGGTGGCCGCCGCCTGCGACGCGCTGCGCGACGACACGGGGCTGATCTCCGCCGTGATCATGGGGATGGCCCTGGCCAACCTGCCGGGCCTGGAACTGCCCACGCGCCGGCCGTTCTTCGAGACGCTGGTCTCCCTGATCATCGGGCTGCTGTTCGTCTCCATCTCCGCGACGGTGACCCCGGAGTCCCTGCGGCACGTCGTACTGCCCTCGCTGGCGCTGACCGCCCTCCTCGTCCTGGTGACCCGGCCGCTCATCGCCCACCTCGCGGCGGCCGGCACCGACGTACCCGCGCGGGAGCGGTGGTTCATCGGCTGGATGGCGCCCCGGGGCATCGTCGCCGCGGCCACGGCCTCCACGTTCTCGGCCGAACTCGCCGCGCACCACATCGCCGGTGCCGGGCGCATCCTGCCCGCGACCTTCGTGGTGATCGTCGCGACCGTCACGCTCTACGGCCTGACGGCGTTCCCGGTGGCGCGGCGGCTCGGGGTGCTGCGGCCGTCCCGGTCCAGGCCGCTGCTGGTGGGCGGGGCGCCCTGGGCGGTCGACCTGGCGCGCGCCCTGAGCGCGGCGGGGCTCGACGTGCTGATGTGGGCGGGCGCGGACGAGGAGCGTACGCGGATCGAGGCGGCCGGGCTCGAACTGGCGCCCGGCGAGCTGATGGCCTCGGCGGAGGGGATCGGCGCGGTGCTCGAAGGGATCACCGATGTGCTGCTGCTCACCGGTGAGGACGACTTCAACGCGCTGGCCTCGCTCACGCTCCGGGAGAGCGTCGAGGGGACGGTGCGCCGCCTCGCCCCGTCCGCCGCGAGCGAGGGCGTGGTGGCCCCGTACGCCGGGGGCGAGGCGCTGTTCGACGCGGACCTCACCCGGCCCGAGATCGTCCGGAGGTACGAGGCCGGGGCGCGAGTGGTGACGCGGACGGCGGACGGCCCTCCGGCGGCCGGGGAGCATGTGCTCTTCGTGGTGCGTCCGGAGGGCCGGCTGGTCCCGGTCACGGACGGCGTGCGCCCGGAACCGGTCCCGGGCGACACGCTCGTCCTGCTGACGGAGACGTGAGGTCTCACGCCTTCGCGCGGCCGCTCCCGTCCGTGCAGAGCGCCCAGATGATGAAGACGTCGATGGCGATGAGCACGAGGGACCACAGCGGATAGTGCGGCAGCCAGGCGAAGTTGGCGAGTGCGCCGAGTCCGGCGAGGATCACGCCGACGACGCGCGCCCAGAGGGCTCCGGTGAACAGGGCGCAGCCCGCGAGGACGATGACGATGCCGAGGATGAGGTGGATCCAGCCCCAGCCGGTCAGGTTGAACTGGAAGACGTAATTGCGCGTGGCGACGAAGACGTCGTCCTTGGCGATGGCGGAGATCCCCTGGAAGATCGCCATGACTCCACCGAAGATCATCAGCACCGCGGCGAACGCGGTCCAGCCCGTTCTGAAGGGGTGGTGTGATCCGTCGGTGCCTTGTGGAGCTGCCGGTGCGCTGCCCGTGCTGGCCATCTCGGGCCTCCTTTGTTCGCACGGTCGCCCGGCACGGACCGGATCCGAACCGGACATTCCGCTTCCAGAGTGTCACGGGCGGGCGTGTCCGGCAGAACGGCGGGCAGGGGGCCGACAGACCATGCATCCGCCGCCACGCACCACCCGCTTAGGATCACGTCGCAGCCGGTCCGCGCGGAGACGCGGCCCGGCGTTCCGTGGAAGGACCTGCCCCATGACCGAGATCGTCCCGGTGTCCGGCCCCGAGCTGGTCACCTACGCCGACGAGCTGGCCGCCCTGCTGGTGGAGACCGTCGAGAACGGCTCGTCCGTCGGCTTCCTCGCGCCCCTGGACCGGGACGCCGCCGCCGACTGGTGGCGCGCGCGGGCCGCGTCCGTGGAGGCGGACGGGCTCCGGGTGTGGATCGCCCGGGACGGGGAACGCATCGCGGGCACCGTCGGCCTGGTCCGGGCGCCGCTGCCCAACGCCCGCCACCGCGCGGAGGTGGCCAAGCTGATGGTCCGCCCCTCGGCGCGCGGGCGCGGGCTCGGCCGTGAGCTGCTGGCCGCGGCCGAGCGCACGGCGGCCGAGGACGGCGTCACGCTGCTGGTCCTGGACACCGAGAGCGGCAGCCCGGCGGAGCGGCTGTACCGCGCGGCGGGCTGGACGGAGTGCGGTTCCGTTCCGGACTACGCGGCGGGGCCCGACGGGGTCCTGAAGCCGACGACCTTCTACTACAAGGCGGTCGGCCGCGATACGGACGTACCCCTGGGGTGACAATGGGCCGGGAAGACACCGACGAGGAGACATCCATGACGCTGTACGACATTCCGCTGCGCACCCTGACCGGCGAGCCGACCTCGCTGGGCGACTACCGCGGCCGGGCGGTGCTGCTGGTGAACGTGGCATCGAAGTGCGGGCTGACCCCGCAGTACGCGGGTCTGGAGCGGCTCCAGAAGGAGTACGGGGACCGGGGCCTCACCGTGCTCGGCGTGCCGTGCAACCAGTTCGGCGGCCAGGAGCCGGGCACCGCCGAGGAGATCGAGACCTTCTGCTCGACCACGTACGGGGTGAGCTTCCCGCTGCTGGAGAAGACCGAGGTGAACGGCGCGAACCGGCACCCGCTGTACGTGGAGCTGACCCGGCTGGCGGACGCCGGGGGCGAGGCAGGGGACGTCCAGTGGAACTTCGAGAAGTTCCTGATCTCTCCGGCGGGCGAGCCGGTCGCCCGCATCCGCCCCCGCACGGAACCGGACGCGCCCGAGCTGGTCGCGGCCATCGAGGCGCAGCTTCCGGCCTGATCCGAGGGAGGTTCTAGGCGCGGCTGAGCAGGACGGAGCCCTTGGGGTAAGTGGCATCGCCGCCCACGTTCGCCACCTGGATGAGGACGGGGGTGCCCTCCTTGATGTTGCCGGTCTTCCACGACGTGCAGTACGGCGACGTGTGGCCGCGGGTGGTGGCCGTGCGGTCCCAGGTGCCGTCCCGGCCGATGTCGAGCTTCACCTCGATGCTCCAGCCGTCGGCGGTGGTGTCGCAGGCGCGGATGGAGTCGCCGGGGGCGCCGCCGTACGGGTCCGCGTTCCACTCCCCGTAGCCGCCGAAGACGGCGTCGACCGACCGGGGCTCGGCGTGCGCCGCCGTCTGCACGGTGACCACGAGCCCGAAGGCCGCCGCCGCCGTCACCGCGATCCGTGCACCGGATCTCGCCATGCCTGCTCCCTCCACCACCCGGTCACGATCTCCACCGGGAATCTACAGGTACATGGCAGGTGCCCACCATCGTGAGTGCCCCACGACTGCGGCCCCCGCCCCGGCGTGAACCGGGGACGGGGGCCGTGGTGGCCTTACGGGCGTCGCGGCGCGGTCAGCGGATGGGCATGCCCGACAGGGTGCGGGCGATGACCAGGCGCTGGATCTCGCTGGTGCCCTCGAAGATCGTGTAGATCGCGGCGTCCCGGTGCATGCGCTCCACCGGGTACTCGCGGGTGAAGCCGTTGCCGCCGAGGATCTGGACGGCCTGGGCGGTGACCTTCTTGGCCGTCTCGCTCGCGTACAGCTTGGACATGGAGCCCTCGGCCGACTCGAACGGCTTGCCGGTGGTGGCCATCCAGGAGGCGCGCCAGACCAGCAGCCGGGCCGCGTCGATCTGCGTCCGCATGTCGGCGAGCTGGAAGGCGACGCCCTGGTTGTCGATGATCGGGCGGCCGAACTGGGTCCGCGTCTTCGCATAGTCGAGCGCCACCTCGTACGCGGCGCGGGCGGTGCCGACCGCCATGGCGCCGACGGCCGGGCGGGACGCCTCGAAGGTGGCCATCGCGGCGTTCTTCACGCGCTCGCCACCGGTGGCGGCGCGCTCGCGGGCGCGGGCGAGGCGCTGGTCCAGCTTCTCCTTGCCGCCGAGCAGGCAGTGGCCCGGGACGCGCACGTCCTCCAGGACGACCTCGGCGGTGTGCGAGGCGCGGATGCCGTGCTTCTTGAACTTCTGGCCCTGGGAGAGGCCGGGGGTGTCCGGCGGCACGATGAAGGAGGCGTGGCCCTTGGAGCCGAGCTCGGGGTCGACCACGGCGACCACCACGTGGACGTTGGCGATGCCGCCGTTGGTCGCCCAGGTCTTGGTGCCGTTGAGCACCCACTCGTCCTTGGCCTGGTCGTAGACCGCGCGGGTGCGCATCGAGGCGACGTCGGAACCGGCGTCGGGCTCGGAGGAGCAGAAGGCCGCGACCTTCACGTCGTCGGCGTCCCCGTACATCTGCGGGATCCAGGTGCCGATCTGCTCCTCGGTGCCGTTGGCGAGGACGCCGACGGCCGCCAGCCCCGTACCGACGATCGACAGGGCGATCCCGGCGTCGCCCCAGAACAGCTCCTCCATGGCCATCGGGATGCCGAGGCCCGTAGGATCGAAGAACTGCTGGGCGTAGAAGTCGAGGGAGTAGATCCCGACCTTGGCCGCCTCCTGGATGACGGGCCAGGGCGTCTCCTCACGCTCGTCCCACTCCGAAGCGGCCGGACGGATCACGTCCGCGGCGAAGCCGTGGAGCCAGTCACGGACCTGCTTCTGGTCATCGTTGAGCTCGAGCGTGAACTCGGCCATGTTCCCCTCCACGTGCTGCCGTCGAAACGCCTCGTTACTTGCGGTAACAACAGTCTGTTACTGGCAAGTAGCCTGTGTCAACCACATGAGACGCCATCCGCACCCCGCCGGACAGGGTGTTACGTTGCGCAGGCACGACGGACAGGCACGGTCAGGGGTGGGAGAGACGACATGGAGACCACACGACAGGCCGAGCGCCAGCGGACCACGGCCGAGCGCCGCCGCCGAGAGCTGCTCGACGCCGCCGACCGCGTGGTGCTCAGGGACGGCCCCGGCGCCTCGATGAACGCCATCGCGGCGGAGGCGGGCATCACGAAGCCGATCCTCTACCGGCATTTCGGCGACAAGGGCGGGCTCTACCGGGCCCTCGCCAAGCGGCACACCGACGCACTGCTGAGCGCCCTGCGCGCCGCGCTCGACGCCCCGGCGGAGCGGCGCGCCCGGGTCGAGTCGACGCTCGACACCTACCTCGCGGCGATCGAGGCCCGCCCGCAGGTGTACCGCTTCCTGATGCACCCGTCCGACGACGCGACCCCCTCCCCCGAGCAGGGCTTCGACGTGGGCCGGCACTCCGCACCGCTGCTGCGTCGCCTGGGCGAGGAGCTGGCCATGGTGATCGCGGAGCGGGTGGACCTCGGCCCGGACAGCGAGGCGATGGCCCGGATCTGGGGCCACGGCATCGTCGGCATGATGCACGCGGCCGGTGACTGGTGGCTGGGCGAACGCCCTTGCTCGCGCGAGCAGTTGGTCCGCAGCCTCGCCGACCTCCTCTGGGGCAGGCTGGCCGAGGCGGGCGACCGCGCGGACGGGCCCGGCTTCTGACAGCCCGTCGACCGGCTCAGCCGGTACGCGCCCACGACGCCCGGCGCGCCGCGCGCAGCACCCGCGCCCGGCGCAGCCCGGTCAGCCGGTCGGTGTAGACCCGGCCCTCCAGGTGGTCGCACTCGTGCTGGAGGCAGCGGGCGAAGAACCCGGTGCCGTCGATCCGGACCGGCTCGCCGGTCATCGTGACGCCCTCGACCACCGCGTGGTCGAAGCGCGGGGTGCCGGCCTCGAGACCGGGGAGCGAGAGGCATCCCTCGGAGCCGCGCACCGTGATCCCGTCCGCCTCCACGAGGACCGGGTTCACCACGTGACCGAGGTGTCGCACGTCCTCGTCGTCGGGGCAGTCGAAGACGAACACCTGTGACGGCACACCGATCTGGTTCGCGGCGAGCCCGACGCCCCGCGCCTCGTACATCGTGGCGAACATGTCCTCGACCAGCCGGGCGAGCAACGGGCCGAACTCCGTGACCGGTTCGCACGGCGCGTGCAGGACGGGGTCGCCGAGCAGGCTCATGGTGCGGACGATGCCGGAGCTGCCGGGGATCGGGCGGTTGCGCATGGCGGTCATCGTACGTTCCACGGGGTGGCGCCGCGGACGCCGGACAGCCTGCGTCAACGCCCTTGCCCCGGTCACCCGGGCGGACGCGGCGGGCCGTGGGCGATCATGGGCGGATGGACACCCGATTCCTCGGTATCGCCGAGCTGGCCGCGACCCCGTCCGTCGCGGTCGTCGTCGACGTCATGCGCGCCTGCACCGTGTCGGCCTGGGCCTTCGCCCGGGGCGCGGAGAAGATCGTGCTCGCCGGCTCACTGGACGAGGCACTGGCGCTCAAGGGCCGCCACCCGGACTGGGTGGCACTCAAGGACGGGGCGCCCGCGCCCGGGTTCGACGCCGTCAACTCTCCGGGCCGGCTGCGCTCGCGGGACATGGGCGGCCGGACCGTGGTGCAGAAGACCACGGCGGGGACGGTCGGCGCCCTCGCGGTGAAGGACGCGTCGCTGGTGCTGTGCGCCGGCTTCGTGGTGGCGGAGGCGACGGCGCGGCTGCTGCGGGAACGCGGTGGCGACGACGTCACCTTCGTGGTCACCGGTGAGGACGGGCGCGCCGACGAGGATCTGGCGTGCGCCCAGTACATCGCCCGCCGGGCGGCCGGAGAGGCGACCGACGCCGCGCCGTTTCTGCGCAGGGGCGGCGATTCCCGCGCCGCAGCCGAGCTCACGCAGGGGGTGCGCGCGGGGGCCCATCCCGATGATGTGGCGCTCTGCCTCGAACTCGACCGGTTCCCCTTCGCCATGGTGGCCACGCAGGAGGACTCCCTCATGGTGCTGCGCCCGCACACCTTCGCGTAGAGACGCGCGGAGTTCACCTCTGCGGCGTTCACATATCCGATCACAGAACACATGCATGACCATTGACGTGCCCATGGCGTCACTCTACGGTCGACGGAAAGCGCTTGCACCATGCCGGGCGGGAGTCCGTCCGGTTCACTCCCCCCACCTGGAGTCGAAGATGCAGCTCAAGCCTGTTCTCGCATGTGCCGGCCTGCTCGCCGGTTCGCTCGCCGTCCTGGGTACGACCGCGCAGGCCGCCCCGGGCCAGGAAAACGCTTCCCTCGCGGCCGCCGCGCT
Proteins encoded in this window:
- a CDS encoding cation:proton antiporter; amino-acid sequence: MSADQVYAGAGLIVVLAVGSQLLASRLRVPALLVLLPAGFTAGALTDNVDPQRLLGDSFSPLVSLAVAVILYDAGLGLDLRRLKGHNRRVVIRLLWLGTLLTMVSAALFAVPVLDMSAHAAVMLATILVVSGPTVVGPLLAFVRPTERLRRILVWEGSLIDPVGGILGALVFHGVLAGSRPGFGSGVGHFLASAALGLGAGAVGAGVLWLVLGRVRLSEELATSVQLAAVIGVAAACDALRDDTGLISAVIMGMALANLPGLELPTRRPFFETLVSLIIGLLFVSISATVTPESLRHVVLPSLALTALLVLVTRPLIAHLAAAGTDVPARERWFIGWMAPRGIVAAATASTFSAELAAHHIAGAGRILPATFVVIVATVTLYGLTAFPVARRLGVLRPSRSRPLLVGGAPWAVDLARALSAAGLDVLMWAGADEERTRIEAAGLELAPGELMASAEGIGAVLEGITDVLLLTGEDDFNALASLTLRESVEGTVRRLAPSAASEGVVAPYAGGEALFDADLTRPEIVRRYEAGARVVTRTADGPPAAGEHVLFVVRPEGRLVPVTDGVRPEPVPGDTLVLLTET
- a CDS encoding DUF7144 family membrane protein, translated to MASTGSAPAAPQGTDGSHHPFRTGWTAFAAVLMIFGGVMAIFQGISAIAKDDVFVATRNYVFQFNLTGWGWIHLILGIVIVLAGCALFTGALWARVVGVILAGLGALANFAWLPHYPLWSLVLIAIDVFIIWALCTDGSGRAKA
- a CDS encoding GNAT family N-acetyltransferase translates to MTEIVPVSGPELVTYADELAALLVETVENGSSVGFLAPLDRDAAADWWRARAASVEADGLRVWIARDGERIAGTVGLVRAPLPNARHRAEVAKLMVRPSARGRGLGRELLAAAERTAAEDGVTLLVLDTESGSPAERLYRAAGWTECGSVPDYAAGPDGVLKPTTFYYKAVGRDTDVPLG
- a CDS encoding glutathione peroxidase codes for the protein MTLYDIPLRTLTGEPTSLGDYRGRAVLLVNVASKCGLTPQYAGLERLQKEYGDRGLTVLGVPCNQFGGQEPGTAEEIETFCSTTYGVSFPLLEKTEVNGANRHPLYVELTRLADAGGEAGDVQWNFEKFLISPAGEPVARIRPRTEPDAPELVAAIEAQLPA
- a CDS encoding acyl-CoA dehydrogenase family protein, with amino-acid sequence MAEFTLELNDDQKQVRDWLHGFAADVIRPAASEWDEREETPWPVIQEAAKVGIYSLDFYAQQFFDPTGLGIPMAMEELFWGDAGIALSIVGTGLAAVGVLANGTEEQIGTWIPQMYGDADDVKVAAFCSSEPDAGSDVASMRTRAVYDQAKDEWVLNGTKTWATNGGIANVHVVVAVVDPELGSKGHASFIVPPDTPGLSQGQKFKKHGIRASHTAEVVLEDVRVPGHCLLGGKEKLDQRLARARERAATGGERVKNAAMATFEASRPAVGAMAVGTARAAYEVALDYAKTRTQFGRPIIDNQGVAFQLADMRTQIDAARLLVWRASWMATTGKPFESAEGSMSKLYASETAKKVTAQAVQILGGNGFTREYPVERMHRDAAIYTIFEGTSEIQRLVIARTLSGMPIR
- a CDS encoding TetR family transcriptional regulator, which translates into the protein METTRQAERQRTTAERRRRELLDAADRVVLRDGPGASMNAIAAEAGITKPILYRHFGDKGGLYRALAKRHTDALLSALRAALDAPAERRARVESTLDTYLAAIEARPQVYRFLMHPSDDATPSPEQGFDVGRHSAPLLRRLGEELAMVIAERVDLGPDSEAMARIWGHGIVGMMHAAGDWWLGERPCSREQLVRSLADLLWGRLAEAGDRADGPGF
- the def gene encoding peptide deformylase; amino-acid sequence: MRNRPIPGSSGIVRTMSLLGDPVLHAPCEPVTEFGPLLARLVEDMFATMYEARGVGLAANQIGVPSQVFVFDCPDDEDVRHLGHVVNPVLVEADGITVRGSEGCLSLPGLEAGTPRFDHAVVEGVTMTGEPVRIDGTGFFARCLQHECDHLEGRVYTDRLTGLRRARVLRAARRASWARTG
- a CDS encoding 2-phosphosulfolactate phosphatase, yielding MDTRFLGIAELAATPSVAVVVDVMRACTVSAWAFARGAEKIVLAGSLDEALALKGRHPDWVALKDGAPAPGFDAVNSPGRLRSRDMGGRTVVQKTTAGTVGALAVKDASLVLCAGFVVAEATARLLRERGGDDVTFVVTGEDGRADEDLACAQYIARRAAGEATDAAPFLRRGGDSRAAAELTQGVRAGAHPDDVALCLELDRFPFAMVATQEDSLMVLRPHTFA